In Methanosarcina siciliae T4/M, one genomic interval encodes:
- a CDS encoding sensor histidine kinase, whose protein sequence is METLDFAFYLRKLTGDLLSSYIVGNGKIDLKLDLEQIYLGMDTAVPLGIIVNELVSNSLKHAFPRERKEKSA, encoded by the coding sequence ATGGAGACTCTTGATTTTGCGTTTTATCTCCGCAAGCTGACCGGAGACCTCCTCAGTTCATATATCGTAGGAAATGGAAAAATTGACCTGAAACTGGACCTTGAGCAGATTTATCTGGGAATGGATACCGCAGTTCCTCTCGGCATCATCGTAAACGAACTGGTTTCGAATTCCTTAAAGCATGCTTTTCCCCGGGAAAGAAAGGAGAAATCCGCATAA
- the amrS gene encoding AmmeMemoRadiSam system radical SAM enzyme has protein sequence MGIVVIREAMFYEKLEADKVQCGLCAHRCKIAPEKRGFCGVRENRGGNLYSLIYGTVSSEAVDPIEKKPLYHFYPGSYVYSVGTIGCNFRCKHCQNWSISQVCLEDSYTTDILPDELVARALFSGSRSVAWTYNEPTIWHEYTYESAKMAKEAGLATVYVTNGYMTPEALRHIAPYLDAANIDIKAFTEKFYHDVASAKLAPVLESSILAKELGIHVEITNLIIPKHNDSPDELRELSKWIYKNLGPDTPLHFTRFHPQYQMQDLQPTPVKTMEEACKIATEEGMKYVYMGNVPGSDRNNTFCPNCGKILIIRGFFDIEKYEITPEKTCPVCGENIPIVGEYVKREFSEAED, from the coding sequence ATGGGGATTGTTGTGATTCGCGAAGCCATGTTCTACGAGAAACTCGAAGCTGACAAGGTACAGTGCGGGCTCTGTGCCCACAGGTGCAAAATTGCTCCCGAAAAGAGAGGATTTTGCGGAGTCAGGGAAAACAGGGGAGGTAATCTTTATTCTCTCATTTACGGGACCGTTTCCAGCGAAGCTGTGGACCCTATCGAAAAAAAGCCACTTTACCATTTCTATCCCGGGTCTTATGTTTATTCGGTGGGGACTATCGGGTGCAATTTCAGGTGCAAACACTGCCAGAACTGGTCGATTTCTCAAGTCTGCCTGGAAGACTCTTATACAACAGATATCCTTCCGGACGAACTGGTGGCAAGGGCGCTTTTCTCAGGTTCCAGGTCCGTTGCCTGGACGTATAACGAGCCTACAATCTGGCACGAATATACTTACGAAAGTGCAAAGATGGCAAAAGAGGCAGGGCTTGCAACAGTTTATGTGACCAATGGCTACATGACTCCAGAAGCCCTCCGGCACATCGCACCCTATCTGGATGCTGCCAATATCGATATTAAGGCTTTCACCGAGAAGTTCTATCATGATGTTGCCAGTGCAAAGCTGGCCCCCGTACTTGAGTCTTCTATCCTTGCAAAAGAGCTTGGGATCCATGTGGAGATAACAAACCTTATCATCCCGAAACACAACGACTCTCCTGATGAACTCCGGGAACTTTCGAAGTGGATCTACAAAAACCTCGGGCCTGACACCCCCCTTCACTTCACGCGCTTCCACCCCCAGTACCAGATGCAGGATCTCCAGCCAACTCCGGTAAAAACCATGGAGGAAGCCTGTAAAATCGCAACGGAAGAAGGGATGAAGTATGTCTACATGGGCAATGTCCCGGGAAGTGACCGCAATAATACCTTCTGTCCTAATTGCGGCAAAATACTGATCATTCGAGGATTTTTCGATATAGAAAAGTACGAAATTACGCCTGAAAAGACCTGCCCGGTCTGCGGGGAGAATATACCTATCGTCGGAGAGTACGTAAAACGGGAATTTAGCGAAGCGGAAGACTGA
- a CDS encoding Nudix hydrolase produces the protein MTELISEVDKDDNFLGLRPREEFYSGNHIHRASQLILLDSENRMLLQKRAPGKFWYPNLYTYSVSGTVADESYETCIAREMFEEIGISVPFRKLFKIPCILENKGAYHTVFSGRCTEENTSLIRYDPEEAVSVEWVGLEELYRAVKIEPGSYTPSLRAGIIKIFEEGCEKYIL, from the coding sequence GTGACCGAGTTGATCAGTGAAGTTGACAAAGATGATAATTTTCTTGGACTGCGCCCGAGAGAGGAATTTTATTCGGGGAATCATATTCACAGGGCTTCCCAGCTCATTCTCCTTGACTCTGAAAATAGAATGCTTCTCCAGAAACGGGCTCCAGGAAAATTCTGGTACCCCAACCTCTACACCTATTCCGTAAGCGGCACTGTAGCAGACGAGTCCTACGAAACCTGCATTGCGCGGGAGATGTTCGAAGAAATAGGAATCTCAGTCCCTTTCCGGAAATTATTCAAAATTCCCTGCATCTTAGAAAACAAAGGAGCTTACCATACGGTATTTTCAGGTAGGTGCACGGAAGAAAACACCAGCCTTATACGGTATGACCCCGAAGAAGCCGTTTCCGTTGAGTGGGTGGGACTCGAAGAACTATACAGGGCTGTTAAAATCGAGCCTGGCAGCTATACGCCTTCCCTGAGGGCAGGGATAATCAAAATCTTTGAAGAAGGGTGCGAAAAATATATTTTGTGA
- a CDS encoding twin-arginine translocase TatA/TatE family subunit, with translation MVGMPGPMELMFIFAIAILLFGASKLPELARSMGSSVGEFKKAQKESEQSLRDFEKSLKEPITPKTKVQETATKLGIDIKGKTDDQLLEEIQKVAEKPKEVSEP, from the coding sequence ATGGTTGGCATGCCAGGTCCCATGGAACTGATGTTCATATTCGCAATAGCTATACTCCTTTTTGGGGCAAGCAAACTCCCGGAACTTGCAAGGTCCATGGGAAGTTCGGTGGGAGAATTCAAAAAAGCCCAGAAAGAATCCGAACAGAGCCTGAGGGATTTTGAAAAGTCCTTAAAGGAACCCATAACTCCAAAGACTAAAGTACAGGAGACTGCTACAAAGCTCGGAATTGACATAAAGGGCAAGACCGATGACCAGCTACTTGAAGAGATCCAGAAAGTCGCAGAGAAACCAAAAGAAGTATCTGAGCCTTGA
- a CDS encoding twin-arginine translocase TatA/TatE family subunit: MIGPTELLAILLAALFLFGPAKLPELARSLGGAVGEFKKAQRAAELELTTFDPYTRKNVYGATAGAKEGATERETEDLNTKTGADRSLKNSLEARSSIPEKENSKTSGAN, encoded by the coding sequence ATGATAGGTCCCACTGAACTGCTTGCAATCCTTCTCGCTGCGCTCTTTCTCTTCGGGCCAGCCAAGCTTCCCGAACTTGCAAGGTCGCTTGGAGGTGCGGTAGGAGAGTTCAAGAAAGCCCAGCGAGCTGCTGAACTGGAGCTTACTACTTTCGATCCATATACCCGGAAAAACGTGTATGGAGCTACTGCCGGGGCAAAAGAGGGAGCAACGGAAAGAGAAACTGAAGACCTGAATACAAAGACCGGAGCGGACCGGAGCCTTAAAAACTCACTGGAAGCCAGATCTTCCATTCCAGAAAAAGAAAATTCCAAAACTTCCGGAGCAAATTGA
- the tatC gene encoding twin-arginine translocase subunit TatC, whose translation MNSNNTGNQLHDTGNKINGSNNVYSSGVPGDFEEPLMAHLYELRKRLAVVLVWLCLAMLVAYPFSEKGMLLVWKEFISPELNMAVYSPLEWIFARLKLCLVFALAVSIPQFFYQLYRFAGKGLYPHEKRFFLKVVPASFLLFILGAALGYFIVLPVMFRYIFFYSGDVASAQLSVQNTLSAVTTILAGFGVVFQAPLLVVFAVKLGLVNYQTLKKQRLLIYSAIVTLSLFLSPDPTFIAQILVALLLAVLFEFSLLLVRLF comes from the coding sequence ATGAACTCTAATAATACCGGAAACCAGCTGCATGATACAGGAAACAAAATTAATGGAAGCAATAACGTTTATTCTTCCGGGGTCCCTGGGGATTTTGAAGAACCCCTTATGGCTCACCTGTATGAGCTCAGGAAGCGGCTTGCCGTAGTTTTGGTCTGGCTCTGTCTGGCTATGCTGGTTGCATATCCCTTCTCGGAAAAAGGGATGCTGCTTGTCTGGAAAGAGTTCATAAGCCCGGAACTAAATATGGCAGTCTATTCCCCGCTTGAATGGATCTTTGCCCGCCTCAAGCTCTGCCTGGTCTTCGCACTGGCGGTTTCAATCCCACAGTTTTTTTATCAGCTCTACAGGTTTGCAGGCAAAGGGCTTTATCCGCATGAGAAGCGCTTTTTCCTGAAAGTTGTTCCTGCTTCGTTCCTCCTGTTTATTCTGGGCGCTGCTCTTGGCTACTTCATTGTTTTGCCTGTGATGTTCAGGTATATTTTTTTCTATTCCGGAGACGTGGCTTCGGCCCAGCTCTCCGTCCAGAATACCCTCTCAGCAGTGACCACAATCCTTGCAGGCTTCGGAGTCGTGTTTCAGGCACCTCTCCTTGTGGTATTTGCCGTGAAACTGGGGCTTGTAAATTACCAGACCCTCAAAAAACAGCGGTTACTGATCTACAGTGCAATTGTAACGCTTTCGTTGTTCCTTTCACCCGACCCGACATTTATTGCCCAGATCCTGGTCGCGCTTCTGCTTGCAGTCCTCTTTGAGTTCAGCCTGCTGTTGGTAAGGCTGTTTTGA
- the tatC gene encoding Sec-independent protein translocase TatC, protein MSEAIENLSVILLTLRKKLTVVAAVLFAGVALSFQFTGPLIERMKEDLLPEGAKLVYVSPLEVMMLKLKLSFIIGLLLVLPFIAYYAYRAVSRRFSFRNPIKIGKSQFLLLSVAVLVMFVLGASYAYFFMLPLFLEYLYLNAAGSGVTATYSIFKFISFAAAGTALFGLIFELPIVLTFLTRNGFIQYSTLVTYRKHIYIVFLVAGAAITPPDVLSQVMVAVPMIIFFEISMVVVKVLGVKHKVSQPDHSSVSRVSERS, encoded by the coding sequence ATGTCAGAAGCAATTGAAAACTTAAGTGTAATCCTGCTGACCCTGAGAAAGAAACTGACCGTGGTTGCTGCAGTTCTTTTCGCAGGCGTTGCTCTTTCTTTCCAGTTTACGGGTCCGCTGATTGAGAGGATGAAAGAGGACCTCTTACCTGAGGGTGCAAAGCTGGTTTATGTATCTCCTCTCGAAGTAATGATGCTGAAGCTCAAGCTCTCATTTATAATAGGTCTGCTCTTAGTCCTGCCCTTTATCGCATACTATGCCTACAGGGCTGTATCGAGGCGTTTTTCTTTCCGAAATCCTATAAAGATCGGGAAAAGCCAGTTTTTACTCCTGAGTGTAGCTGTTCTTGTAATGTTTGTTCTCGGGGCTTCTTATGCTTACTTCTTCATGCTGCCCCTTTTTCTGGAATACCTCTACCTTAACGCAGCAGGTTCGGGGGTAACCGCAACCTACTCGATCTTCAAGTTCATCTCGTTCGCAGCTGCAGGCACAGCCCTTTTCGGACTAATCTTCGAGCTTCCGATCGTCCTCACTTTCCTTACCCGGAACGGCTTTATCCAGTACAGTACCCTTGTGACCTACCGCAAGCACATTTATATTGTCTTCCTGGTTGCAGGAGCTGCAATTACTCCCCCTGACGTGCTCAGCCAGGTCATGGTAGCTGTACCAATGATCATCTTTTTTGAGATCAGCATGGTTGTTGTGAAGGTGCTTGGCGTGAAACATAAAGTCTCTCAGCCTGACCATTCATCGGTATCCCGAGTTTCAGAAAGAAGTTAA
- a CDS encoding DMT family transporter: MEPGYIKANAQVIAASVIYGFAGIFFLYIKNMAEGPVVFCQLLFGFLVLAAYLATAGKFSGSSRIQLRGKRKAMLLLGAWQAGVMLSYYTAVNFTNVSMSVLLLYTAPLYVLLIAPILLKEKISTKNLVALTLSLIGVVVVVGPVNLVSGTTGSGYLYGVLMGLFSGFFYACIIMTSRYLRDEYSGLEQLFLSTGVTLVILLPFMLQISSAVLLENLPVLLFLGVMITSLGSILYFTGLEHVKAQNASVISLLEPVSAIFFAYLILNDPVSRATLFGCILILASSLLMGLESESKT, from the coding sequence ATGGAGCCCGGATACATAAAAGCAAATGCTCAGGTTATTGCCGCATCCGTAATCTACGGATTTGCTGGAATTTTCTTCCTGTACATAAAAAACATGGCTGAGGGACCTGTTGTATTTTGCCAGCTTCTTTTTGGGTTTCTTGTTCTAGCCGCTTACCTGGCAACTGCAGGAAAATTCTCAGGAAGCTCAAGGATCCAGCTTCGAGGAAAAAGAAAAGCCATGTTGCTGCTAGGGGCATGGCAGGCCGGAGTGATGCTTTCTTATTACACGGCTGTAAACTTTACAAATGTCTCAATGTCCGTGCTTTTGCTTTATACGGCTCCTCTTTATGTCCTGCTGATCGCTCCTATCCTCCTTAAAGAAAAAATCAGCACAAAAAACCTTGTTGCCCTTACCCTCTCTCTTATAGGGGTTGTGGTGGTCGTGGGTCCGGTAAATCTTGTTTCCGGCACGACAGGTTCAGGCTATCTCTACGGCGTACTGATGGGACTTTTTTCAGGCTTTTTCTATGCCTGCATAATCATGACCTCCCGCTACCTCAGAGACGAATATTCAGGCCTGGAACAGCTTTTCCTCTCAACAGGCGTGACCCTTGTGATCCTCCTCCCCTTTATGCTGCAGATATCCTCCGCAGTCCTGCTTGAGAACCTGCCAGTCCTGCTCTTCCTCGGGGTAATGATAACCTCCCTTGGCTCCATTCTCTATTTCACAGGGCTTGAGCATGTGAAAGCTCAGAATGCGAGCGTAATCTCCCTGCTTGAGCCCGTAAGTGCCATCTTTTTTGCCTACCTAATTTTAAACGACCCGGTTTCCCGGGCCACCCTGTTCGGATGCATCCTTATTCTCGCAAGCTCTCTCCTTATGGGCCTGGAAAGTGAAAGCAAAACATGA
- a CDS encoding DUF3320 domain-containing protein, protein MVDIVKELESLRQNLLDLSLRNNLLNYRPSTRRTISITGRTPEEVYDLFVLQEKSMKFRAVKTRPKRGKKSANGDEGEDDAAESESRLLKTIGRILASEEKNKPHNSRFEPFLETSDDSETLDRKLFYVYNQANSIFEEQGYPVLYLAMGFLQWSEIKSSVKNPKAPLVLVPVELKRIGKGRNFSIQWTGDEIFTSITLQAKMKEFGIEVPEFEMPEDASGIQEYFRAVLEAIREKPDWKIIPEVCLDLFNFRKFVMYKDLDPATWPEDMSPAEHPLIQKVFNPEEPECEVQGFREDEVDLKLSAKDTYHIMDADSSQIAVIEDVKAGKDLVVEGPPGTGKSQTIANTIAELLAQGKSVLFVSEKMAALQVVKSRLDNAGLGELCLEVHSHQTRKKAVLEELEKALNRPVPPAISAERDLNELEKLKQELNGYAETLREPAGKIYPSLYALYGIKEKTRIYFESKGLKMPLFKFQDPDTWEPKDWLEAESVIEKMGQVLPALGPVRKNPWYGCEPGLVLPSDLGDIGSAADECAFAFENLEKATKTLNDLSATSKPQTLKDIEGITEAAKIIGKSKPLPEKQLKNPAWDSDTSSSEAEALVSKVRQYGELKTFVDKTFHPAVFDLNTSEFKDVSGKLFSVLNSKYRKLKKEISACYLSGAPSKDNRILLDLACVSELKAHRQELEGSELSGKKFFGDYWKGFESDPVLLEEHCRWLVPFRRLVREGAITDKSVTLIGNGVDAVSVEAAINEALEAKQAFLSSLEKFGPLIGADFGKMFGSDPEAVKLSQLKSRVTRWKDETSSLVFWSQYLGYRKASLETLASPMMDDLEAGKIEPEDMIPAFEGNYAESMLHRAFRERPELSAFIRELHEGKISKFTELDKKVLLENRKRIVCSAYEETPKLTSGASRASEAGILLNEFNRKRGHMPIRTLMKKAGSLVQKIKPCFLMSPLSIAQYLDPRSTRFDVIIFDEASQVRPEDAVGALLRGKQVVVMGDSKQLPPTDFFDTVVDSPESEPDDYTSAGDMESILNVCKRSFPVKTLRWHYRSRHESLIAISNQEFYDNRLYVYPSPMQKDESLGLKFVHLPDAAYDRGKSGVNRIEARAVSRAVFEHFQKYPEKSLGVGTFNIKQQEAILDEIEALQKANPGVDLNFGNDRGEHFFVKNLETIQGDERDVILLSVGFGFDNNRRLSLNFGPLNREGGERRLNVLITRAREKCVVFSNFTSRDLPIDENTSFGLQALKVFLEFAESGTLPVQSCGGQELDSPFEEAISEFLTENGCEVHSQIGCAGYRLDLAVPDPRHPGRYVLGIECDGASYHSSPVARDRDRLRQQILEGLGWKIYRVWSTDWYLHPKECREKLLETVKTAVKQAKRQAKSEPKPELVIINEPSVWAKSAGTYEIARTAEVNAVPAASLLSPQESKFNTSDLNSFETASPAKVPSKVEFLSENSPEKGFIVEDNPGKVPPEKNVPEMKSSSPIFSEAEYEGEIKRVAEEKDRSELETEYEQSDEQNDEQSDEQNDEQSDEPDAEVKYETETDTEAEDSHTDAFSSLGDGLFSRSGSDFIPEMTSKARYLATLANENSRKKPVRRSRKSNLLKFSVDPREDFETNTDEEADLIPEPEPEKVNFFQAYPDIDFSAGPVKKRKSRKINEFAYIYGSGGFFEPGDSEEADYPDSARDFEPEVTSETSETVSVANSEEKTESDPGSGLEGSRLENEDIESIEVSAPETLKTETEKSSEKGNSLGALVPSYQICTSSGLPESTDLSEISDEQLEEAVIRIVEYEGPVHAEEIIQRIKAHTGIPRMFSKIKHRILDSLAEAESSGKIVARGEFYWPLSEPAELLRKRDTETYAKIEWICDEEIKEAVRFVLNTQYSTPLEDLIIQTSRVLGIKTTRKNTWDRIEKLILSEIESNELTRTPNEMIYFVE, encoded by the coding sequence ATGGTAGACATAGTAAAGGAACTGGAATCATTAAGACAAAACTTGCTTGATCTATCCCTTCGTAATAACCTTCTCAATTACCGCCCTTCCACGAGACGGACTATCTCAATTACGGGCAGAACCCCGGAGGAGGTCTATGACCTTTTTGTTCTTCAGGAAAAATCAATGAAGTTCCGGGCAGTAAAGACCAGGCCCAAAAGAGGAAAAAAAAGTGCAAACGGGGATGAAGGGGAAGACGACGCTGCGGAAAGTGAAAGCAGGCTTCTGAAAACGATAGGAAGAATCCTTGCTTCGGAAGAGAAGAATAAACCCCATAATTCCCGTTTCGAACCTTTTCTTGAAACTTCTGATGACAGTGAGACCCTCGACAGGAAGCTTTTTTACGTCTACAACCAGGCGAATTCTATTTTTGAAGAACAGGGTTATCCTGTCCTCTATCTTGCAATGGGTTTTCTGCAGTGGAGTGAGATTAAATCTTCAGTAAAGAACCCGAAAGCTCCCCTTGTCCTTGTCCCTGTCGAACTCAAGAGGATAGGAAAAGGCAGGAACTTCAGCATCCAGTGGACCGGGGACGAAATCTTCACCTCCATTACCCTGCAGGCGAAGATGAAAGAGTTCGGGATAGAGGTTCCCGAGTTTGAAATGCCTGAGGACGCTTCCGGGATTCAGGAATACTTCAGGGCCGTGCTTGAGGCAATCCGCGAAAAGCCGGACTGGAAGATCATTCCTGAAGTCTGCCTTGACCTCTTCAATTTCAGGAAATTTGTCATGTACAAGGACCTGGACCCTGCAACCTGGCCTGAGGACATGTCCCCTGCCGAGCATCCCCTGATCCAGAAGGTCTTCAACCCCGAAGAGCCCGAGTGTGAGGTTCAGGGCTTCCGGGAAGATGAAGTCGACCTGAAACTTTCGGCAAAAGATACCTATCACATAATGGATGCGGATTCCTCGCAGATTGCAGTCATTGAGGATGTAAAGGCCGGAAAAGACCTTGTTGTGGAAGGGCCTCCGGGCACGGGAAAATCCCAGACCATTGCAAATACGATTGCAGAACTGCTTGCCCAGGGAAAAAGCGTACTCTTTGTTAGTGAAAAGATGGCTGCCCTGCAGGTTGTAAAGAGCAGGCTCGATAATGCCGGGTTAGGAGAGCTCTGTCTGGAGGTGCACAGCCACCAGACCCGGAAAAAAGCCGTGCTTGAAGAACTGGAAAAAGCCCTCAACCGACCTGTCCCTCCTGCCATCAGCGCTGAGCGGGACCTTAACGAACTTGAAAAACTTAAACAGGAACTCAACGGGTATGCGGAAACTCTTCGGGAACCTGCAGGAAAGATCTACCCAAGCCTCTATGCCCTCTACGGGATAAAAGAAAAGACCCGGATTTACTTTGAGTCAAAGGGCCTGAAAATGCCCCTTTTTAAGTTCCAGGACCCCGATACCTGGGAACCAAAGGACTGGCTGGAAGCTGAGTCCGTTATTGAGAAAATGGGGCAGGTGCTCCCGGCTCTCGGCCCGGTCAGGAAAAATCCCTGGTACGGCTGCGAGCCCGGGCTTGTGCTGCCTTCGGATCTTGGGGATATAGGATCGGCTGCAGACGAGTGTGCTTTTGCTTTTGAAAACCTTGAGAAGGCAACAAAAACCCTTAATGACCTCTCTGCAACCTCAAAACCCCAGACACTTAAAGATATTGAAGGTATAACCGAAGCTGCAAAAATTATAGGGAAATCAAAACCCCTGCCCGAAAAACAGCTCAAGAACCCTGCCTGGGACTCCGATACTTCAAGCTCCGAAGCCGAAGCCCTGGTTTCAAAAGTCAGGCAGTACGGGGAACTGAAAACCTTTGTAGACAAAACATTCCATCCTGCGGTTTTTGACCTTAATACATCGGAGTTTAAAGACGTTTCAGGTAAGCTGTTCAGTGTTTTAAATTCAAAGTACAGGAAACTGAAAAAGGAGATTTCAGCCTGCTATCTTTCAGGAGCACCTTCAAAGGACAACAGAATCCTGCTCGACCTTGCCTGCGTTTCCGAGTTAAAGGCTCACAGGCAGGAGCTTGAAGGCTCCGAACTGTCGGGCAAAAAGTTCTTCGGAGACTACTGGAAGGGCTTTGAAAGCGACCCTGTCCTGCTGGAAGAACATTGCAGGTGGCTGGTTCCCTTCCGCAGGCTAGTCAGGGAAGGAGCTATAACTGACAAATCAGTCACACTGATAGGAAACGGGGTTGACGCAGTCTCCGTTGAAGCTGCCATAAATGAAGCCCTGGAAGCAAAACAGGCTTTTCTTTCTTCCCTCGAAAAATTCGGGCCTCTTATAGGGGCAGATTTCGGGAAAATGTTCGGAAGCGACCCGGAGGCCGTAAAGCTCAGTCAGTTGAAGTCCCGTGTAACCAGATGGAAAGACGAAACTTCGTCCCTCGTCTTCTGGAGCCAGTACCTGGGATACCGGAAGGCCAGCCTTGAAACCCTTGCCTCTCCAATGATGGATGATCTCGAAGCCGGAAAAATAGAGCCCGAAGATATGATCCCGGCTTTTGAAGGCAACTACGCCGAAAGCATGCTGCATCGGGCTTTCAGGGAAAGGCCGGAGCTCTCTGCTTTTATCCGTGAACTCCATGAAGGTAAGATCAGCAAGTTCACCGAGCTTGACAAGAAAGTCCTGCTGGAGAACAGGAAGAGAATTGTCTGTTCTGCTTATGAGGAAACCCCAAAACTGACCTCGGGTGCCTCGAGAGCTTCCGAAGCCGGAATTTTGCTCAATGAATTCAACCGCAAACGCGGGCACATGCCCATCCGTACCCTGATGAAAAAAGCAGGCAGCCTTGTGCAAAAAATAAAGCCCTGCTTCCTGATGAGCCCGCTTTCCATTGCCCAGTACCTTGACCCGCGGAGCACAAGGTTTGATGTAATCATCTTCGACGAGGCAAGTCAGGTCAGGCCCGAAGATGCTGTAGGAGCCCTCCTGCGCGGAAAACAGGTAGTGGTAATGGGAGACTCAAAACAGCTCCCTCCAACCGACTTCTTCGATACGGTTGTTGACTCCCCCGAAAGCGAGCCTGACGACTATACCTCTGCCGGGGATATGGAAAGCATCCTGAACGTCTGCAAGCGCAGCTTCCCGGTAAAGACCCTGCGCTGGCACTATAGGAGCAGGCATGAGTCTTTGATTGCGATTTCAAACCAGGAGTTTTACGACAACCGCCTCTATGTTTACCCTTCCCCCATGCAGAAGGATGAGAGCCTGGGGTTGAAGTTCGTCCACCTCCCTGATGCGGCTTATGACAGGGGCAAGAGCGGAGTCAACAGGATCGAGGCGAGAGCCGTATCCAGGGCTGTTTTCGAGCATTTCCAGAAGTATCCCGAAAAAAGCCTTGGGGTCGGCACTTTCAACATTAAACAGCAGGAAGCTATCCTGGACGAGATCGAAGCCCTCCAGAAAGCAAACCCGGGCGTTGACCTCAACTTCGGGAATGACAGAGGCGAACACTTCTTCGTAAAGAACCTCGAAACCATCCAGGGAGACGAAAGGGACGTCATCCTGCTGAGTGTGGGCTTCGGGTTTGATAATAACAGACGGCTTTCCCTTAACTTCGGGCCTCTCAACCGGGAAGGTGGAGAAAGGCGCCTGAATGTACTTATCACAAGGGCAAGGGAAAAATGTGTCGTCTTTTCCAACTTTACTTCAAGAGATCTGCCCATTGATGAAAATACCTCTTTCGGGCTTCAAGCCCTCAAAGTCTTCCTTGAGTTTGCCGAGAGCGGTACACTTCCGGTTCAGTCATGCGGGGGACAGGAGCTTGATTCTCCTTTCGAAGAAGCAATTTCAGAGTTCCTTACTGAAAACGGATGTGAGGTACACAGTCAGATCGGATGTGCCGGGTACAGACTTGACCTTGCAGTCCCCGACCCCCGCCATCCGGGCAGGTATGTGCTCGGGATTGAGTGTGATGGAGCAAGCTACCATTCCTCTCCCGTTGCAAGGGACCGAGACCGCTTGCGCCAGCAGATTCTCGAAGGGCTGGGCTGGAAAATCTACAGGGTCTGGTCCACAGACTGGTACCTTCACCCAAAAGAGTGCAGGGAAAAACTGCTCGAGACTGTAAAAACAGCTGTTAAACAGGCAAAACGGCAGGCAAAATCCGAACCCAAACCCGAACTTGTGATAATAAACGAACCTTCTGTCTGGGCAAAATCCGCCGGAACTTATGAAATAGCCCGAACTGCTGAGGTAAATGCCGTTCCTGCTGCAAGCCTGCTCTCCCCTCAGGAAAGCAAATTTAATACGTCTGACTTGAATTCCTTTGAAACGGCGTCCCCTGCAAAAGTTCCCAGTAAGGTAGAATTCCTTTCGGAAAATTCCCCTGAAAAGGGTTTCATTGTAGAAGATAATCCCGGAAAGGTTCCTCCTGAAAAGAATGTCCCTGAAATGAAATCTTCCTCACCGATTTTCTCTGAAGCGGAATATGAAGGGGAAATCAAAAGAGTAGCTGAAGAAAAAGATAGAAGTGAACTTGAAACCGAATATGAACAAAGTGACGAACAAAATGATGAACAAAGTGATGAACAAAATGATGAACAAAGTGATGAACCGGACGCTGAAGTAAAGTATGAAACTGAAACCGATACCGAAGCTGAAGATTCCCATACTGATGCTTTCTCCTCACTGGGAGACGGACTTTTCTCCCGTTCAGGCTCGGACTTTATTCCTGAGATGACTTCGAAAGCCCGGTATCTGGCTACACTCGCTAACGAAAACTCCAGAAAGAAACCTGTCCGAAGATCCAGGAAATCGAATCTCCTTAAATTCAGTGTTGATCCACGTGAGGATTTCGAGACGAATACGGACGAAGAAGCTGATCTCATCCCCGAACCCGAACCTGAGAAGGTAAACTTCTTCCAGGCTTATCCCGATATCGATTTCAGTGCAGGTCCGGTAAAAAAGAGAAAAAGCAGAAAAATTAATGAATTTGCTTACATCTACGGCTCAGGAGGCTTCTTTGAACCTGGAGATTCCGAGGAAGCTGATTATCCTGACTCGGCAAGGGATTTTGAACCTGAAGTTACATCTGAAACATCTGAAACAGTTTCCGTTGCCAACTCCGAAGAAAAAACCGAATCCGATCCAGGTTCAGGGCTTGAGGGTTCGAGGCTTGAGAATGAAGATATCGAAAGTATCGAGGTTTCTGCTCCCGAAACTCTGAAAACCGAAACTGAAAAATCTTCCGAGAAAGGGAATTCCCTTGGAGCTCTTGTCCCTTCCTACCAAATTTGTACCTCCTCAGGACTCCCGGAGTCAACAGACCTTTCTGAAATTTCCGATGAGCAGCTCGAAGAAGCCGTTATAAGAATCGTGGAATACGAAGGGCCTGTCCACGCAGAGGAAATAATCCAGAGGATAAAGGCCCATACGGGAATCCCCCGCATGTTCAGCAAAATCAAGCATAGAATCCTGGACTCCCTGGCAGAGGCTGAAAGCTCGGGGAAAATCGTGGCAAGAGGCGAGTTCTACTGGCCGCTTTCGGAACCTGCAGAACTCCTGCGCAAGCGGGATACTGAAACATATGCAAAGATCGAATGGATCTGTGATGAGGAGATAAAAGAAGCTGTCCGTTTCGTCCTTAACACCCAGTATTCGACCCCTCTTGAAGACCTGATTATCCAGACCTCAAGGGTCCTGGGCATTAAAACAACCCGCAAAAATACCTGGGACAGGATAGAGAAACTTATTCTATCGGAGATAGAAAGCAACGAACTTACCCGCACTCCCAATGAAATGATTTATTTTGTAGAGTAA